The DNA segment ATGCCGTGAATCCGGCGCGCGAGGGCACGAAAGCTGCCGCGCACTACCGCCTGACTCTCAAGCCGGGCGAGACAGGCACGCTCAGGCTCAGGCTGAGCGACGCGGCCGTGGGCACGGGGCCCGGCCCCTTTGGGCCCGCCTTCGAGCGCACGATGGCGGCGCGTCTCACGGAAGCGAACGAGTTCTACGGCCAAGTCATCCCGCGCACGCTGTCGGCGGAGGGGCGCGCCGTGATGCGCCAGGCGTTCGGCGGTATGCTCTGGAGCAAGCAGTTCTACCACTACGACGTCAAGCGCTGGCTCGCGGGCGATCCCACCCAGCCGCCGCCGCCGCCGGAGCGCCGGCACGGGCGCAACAGCGAGTGGACGCACCTCTACAACGAGGACGTCATCTCGATGCCGGACAAGTGGGAATACCCGTGGTACGCCGCCTGGGACCTCGCGTTTCACACGATCCCGCTGGCGCTCGTGGACCCCGAGTTCGCCAAGTCCCAGCTCATCCTCTTCCTGCGCGAGTGGTACATGCACCCCAACGGTCAGATCCCCGCCTACGAGTGGGCGCTGGGCGACGTCAACCCGCCCGTGCAGGCCTGGGCGGCCTGGCGCGTGTACAAGATCGACCGCCGCATCCGCGGTGTGGCGGACCGGGAGTTCCTCGAGAAGGTCTTCCACAAGCATCTTCTGAACTTCACCTGGTGGGTCAACCGCAAGGACCCCTCCGGCCGCAACGTCTTCCAGGGCGGCTTCCTCGGCCTCGACAACATCGGCGTGTTCGACCGGTCGGCGCCGCTGCCGACGGGAGGGTACATCGAGCAGTCGGACGGCACCAGCTGGATGGGCATGTACTGCCTCAACATGCTCGCCATGGCGTTGGAGCTCGCGCGCGAGGACCCGGCCTACGAAGACGTCGCCAGCAAGTTCTTCGAGCACTTCGTCTACATCGCCCACGCAACCCATCACGTCGGCGGCGCCGACATGAGCCTCTGGGACGAGGAGGACGGCTTCTACTACGACGTCCTGGCGCTGCCGGACGGCCGGCGGGAGCGGATAAAGGTCCGCTCGCTGGTGGGTCTGATCCCGCTCTTCGCCGTCGAGACCTGGGACACCGCCCAGACCGATCGGCTGCCGGGCTTCACGCGCCGGGCGCGCTGGTTCATCGACAACAACCCAGAGTTCCGCGAGCACGTCGCGGTGATGGACAAGCCCGGCGGCGGGAGGCGCATGCTGCTCTCCATCGTGACGACGGCGCAGCTGCCGAGAGTCCTGCGCTTCATGCTGGATGAAGACGAGTTCCTCTCGCCCAACGGCGTCCGCGCCCTGTCGCGCTACCACAAGGAGCACCCGTACGTCCTCCGGGTGAATGGCGAGGATCACCGGGTGGACTACGAGCCGGCAGAGTCCACCACGGCTGTCTTCGGCGGCAACTCGAACTGGCGCGGGCCCGTGTGGTTCCCGGTCAACTATCTCCTGGTCGAGTCGCTCCAGAAGTTCCACCACTTCTTCGGAGACAAGCTCAAGGTCGCGTGCCCGTCGGGTTCCAGGCGGCGGTTGAACCTCTGGCAGGTCGCGAGCGAGCTGTCGCGGCGGCTCAACAGGCTCTTCCTGCCAGGGCCCGACGGCCGCCGCCCCGTCTACGGCGGCACCGAAGTATTCCAGCGAGACCCGCACTGGCGCGGCCTGATCCCCTTCCACGAGTACTTCAACGGGGACAACGGCGCCGGCATCGGCGCAAGCCACCAGACGGGCTGGACGGGGCTCGTGGCCAAGCTGCTCCAGCAGAGCGGGGAATAGGTTTGCGAGATACTCCCATTTGATCCTCGCAGGCGACGTCGGAGGCACCAAGACCCTGCTCGCCGCTTTCGATCCTGGCGCCGGGATGTCCATCGTCCGCGAAGCGACCCTGCCGAGCCGAGAGATCGAGAGCCTCGAGAGCGCCGTCGAGGCGTTTCTCCTGGGCGCGCCGCGGCTCAAGGTCGGCGCGGCTTGCCTGGGCGTCGCGGGCCCCGTCGTGGACGGGCACTGCGTCGCCACGAACCTGCCGTGGGAAGTCCACGAGCGCCGCCTCGCGACAGCGGTGGGCGCGCCGGCGAGGCTCATCAACGATCTCGAGGCGGCAGCGCACGGCGTCCTCGCGCTGCCGCCGGAGAAATTCCTCGTCCTCCAGTCGGGCACGCCCAACCCTGGACGCAACATGGCGCTGATCGCCGCCGGAACGGGCCTGGGCCAGGCCCTCATGGTCCCGGACGGGCAGGGGGGGTACCGGGTTGCGCCATCTGAAGGCGGCCACGCCGACTTCGCCCCGCGCGACGAGACCCAGGTGGACCTCTATCGTTTCCTCAGGGCCGAGTTCGGCCACGTCAGCTGGGAGCGCGTGCTCTCCGGCCCCGGCCTCGCCAACATCTACCGGTTCCTCCAGACACGCGTGGGGCATGCCGCGCCGGACTGGCTGCGCACGCGGCTTCAGCGAGAGGACGCCGGCGCTGTGGTGGGCGAGGTGGGATTGTCGGGCCGCGATCCCGTCTGCGCCGAGGCCCTCGATCTCTTCGTCTCGATCTACGGCGCCCAGGCGGGCAACCTCGCGCTCGAGACCCTGGCGTTGGGCGGGCTCGTCGTGGGCGGCGGCATCGCGCCGAAGATCCAGGCCAAGCTTTCCGACGGGCGCTTCACGGCCGCGTTCCGCGACAAGGGGCGCCTGGATTCCCTGCTCGTCTCAATCCCAGTAAAGGTGGCGCTCGACCCTCGGGCTCCGCTCTGGGGCGCGGCGCGTCTCGCAGCACTCATGGAAACCTCATGAGCGCCGCCGGGTCTCTGCTTGACACCTTCTCCGCGGCGTCTCTACACTGCCGCGTGCACCCTGAGACCTACCGGAGCGGTGTGGAGCTGACCGGCCGCGCGGAGCATGTCGAGATGCCCGCGGAGATGAAGGCTCGGCTGCGGAGCCTCCTCCTGGACGAGCTCCGGCGAGCCCGGTCGTAGCGCGATGCCCCAGCCGGCCGGGCTCAGGCCCTCGCCTCCGTGCGCTCTCGTCATCTTCGGCGCGGCGGGGGACCTGACCAAGCGCAAGCTCCTGCCCGCGATCTACAACCTCAAGGCCTCCGGGCTCCTGCCGCGGCAGCTCGCCGTCGTCGGCGTGACGCGGA comes from the Candidatus Methylomirabilota bacterium genome and includes:
- the glk gene encoding glucokinase, which encodes MILAGDVGGTKTLLAAFDPGAGMSIVREATLPSREIESLESAVEAFLLGAPRLKVGAACLGVAGPVVDGHCVATNLPWEVHERRLATAVGAPARLINDLEAAAHGVLALPPEKFLVLQSGTPNPGRNMALIAAGTGLGQALMVPDGQGGYRVAPSEGGHADFAPRDETQVDLYRFLRAEFGHVSWERVLSGPGLANIYRFLQTRVGHAAPDWLRTRLQREDAGAVVGEVGLSGRDPVCAEALDLFVSIYGAQAGNLALETLALGGLVVGGGIAPKIQAKLSDGRFTAAFRDKGRLDSLLVSIPVKVALDPRAPLWGAARLAALMETS
- a CDS encoding glucosidase, yielding ELHLLPTLWFRNTWDWDVGAAKPRLSVSEGVAGAAVIAADHPTLGHYRLAAEGAPELLFVDNETNFPRIFGVAGPSRFPKDGINDYLVDGRADAVNPAREGTKAAAHYRLTLKPGETGTLRLRLSDAAVGTGPGPFGPAFERTMAARLTEANEFYGQVIPRTLSAEGRAVMRQAFGGMLWSKQFYHYDVKRWLAGDPTQPPPPPERRHGRNSEWTHLYNEDVISMPDKWEYPWYAAWDLAFHTIPLALVDPEFAKSQLILFLREWYMHPNGQIPAYEWALGDVNPPVQAWAAWRVYKIDRRIRGVADREFLEKVFHKHLLNFTWWVNRKDPSGRNVFQGGFLGLDNIGVFDRSAPLPTGGYIEQSDGTSWMGMYCLNMLAMALELAREDPAYEDVASKFFEHFVYIAHATHHVGGADMSLWDEEDGFYYDVLALPDGRRERIKVRSLVGLIPLFAVETWDTAQTDRLPGFTRRARWFIDNNPEFREHVAVMDKPGGGRRMLLSIVTTAQLPRVLRFMLDEDEFLSPNGVRALSRYHKEHPYVLRVNGEDHRVDYEPAESTTAVFGGNSNWRGPVWFPVNYLLVESLQKFHHFFGDKLKVACPSGSRRRLNLWQVASELSRRLNRLFLPGPDGRRPVYGGTEVFQRDPHWRGLIPFHEYFNGDNGAGIGASHQTGWTGLVAKLLQQSGE